A single window of Nocardioides baekrokdamisoli DNA harbors:
- the mqo gene encoding malate dehydrogenase (quinone): protein MDIDQHLDVVLVGGGIMSATLGVILQELEPTWSIKMLERLDALAEESSGPWNNAGTGHSALCELNYTPQNADGSVDISKAIVVNEQFQVTRQVWAYLVENGRIPDPAAFVRTTPHLSFVWGADNVAYLKARWEALSKHPLFSGMKFSDDPEVIRRWAPLLLEGRKPGEPIAATFTDAGTDVDFGALTNILADTMIAKGATVDYRAAVKDLHRTNDGLWHVMGKQDGKPFHYTADFVFVGAGGYALPLLQKAGIPEIKGFGGFPVSGEFLRTDKPEIVAQHQAKVYGKAAVGAPPMSVPHLDTRVVDGKSYLMFGPYAGWTPKFLKQGSFLDLFGSIKGHNLFPMAKTGTHNVPLTWYLITQVLSSSGRKFTDLLDLFPDAKESDWEKITAGQRVQVIRPNGDLQFGTEVITHSDGSIGGLLGASPGASTAAPIMLDLIKRCFPQRWEAWGSKIAELAPGYGRTDWTDETSTLEALARTAKALKIAEPQPLG, encoded by the coding sequence GTGGACATCGATCAGCATCTCGACGTCGTACTTGTCGGCGGCGGCATCATGAGCGCGACGCTCGGCGTCATCCTTCAGGAGCTCGAGCCGACCTGGAGCATCAAGATGCTCGAGCGCCTCGACGCCCTGGCCGAGGAATCCTCGGGCCCCTGGAACAACGCCGGCACCGGTCACTCGGCGCTGTGCGAGCTCAACTACACGCCTCAGAACGCCGACGGCAGCGTCGACATCTCCAAGGCGATCGTGGTCAACGAGCAGTTCCAGGTCACCCGTCAGGTGTGGGCGTACCTCGTCGAGAACGGTCGCATTCCGGACCCGGCGGCCTTCGTGCGTACGACCCCGCATCTCTCGTTCGTCTGGGGTGCCGACAACGTCGCGTACCTCAAGGCCCGCTGGGAGGCGCTGAGCAAGCACCCGCTCTTCTCCGGGATGAAGTTCAGCGATGACCCGGAGGTCATCCGCAGATGGGCCCCCCTGTTGCTCGAGGGCCGCAAGCCCGGCGAGCCGATCGCCGCCACCTTCACCGATGCCGGTACGGATGTGGACTTCGGTGCGCTCACCAACATCCTGGCCGACACGATGATCGCCAAGGGTGCGACCGTCGACTACCGGGCAGCGGTCAAGGATCTGCACCGGACCAACGACGGCCTGTGGCACGTCATGGGCAAGCAGGACGGCAAGCCGTTCCACTACACCGCCGACTTCGTGTTCGTCGGCGCCGGCGGGTACGCGCTTCCGCTGCTGCAGAAGGCCGGCATCCCCGAGATCAAGGGCTTCGGTGGCTTCCCGGTGTCGGGTGAGTTCCTGCGCACCGACAAACCGGAGATCGTCGCCCAGCACCAGGCCAAGGTGTACGGCAAAGCCGCAGTTGGCGCCCCGCCGATGTCGGTGCCGCACCTGGACACCCGCGTCGTCGACGGCAAGTCGTACCTGATGTTCGGGCCGTACGCCGGGTGGACTCCGAAGTTCCTCAAGCAGGGTTCCTTCCTCGACCTGTTCGGTTCGATCAAGGGTCACAACCTGTTCCCGATGGCGAAGACGGGTACGCACAACGTTCCGCTCACCTGGTACCTGATCACTCAGGTGCTCTCCTCTTCAGGCCGCAAGTTCACCGACCTGCTCGACCTCTTCCCCGACGCCAAGGAATCGGACTGGGAGAAGATCACGGCAGGGCAGCGGGTGCAGGTGATCCGTCCGAACGGTGACCTGCAGTTCGGCACCGAGGTCATCACGCACTCCGACGGTTCCATCGGCGGCCTTCTCGGCGCATCGCCGGGCGCATCGACGGCCGCGCCGATCATGCTCGACCTGATCAAGCGCTGCTTCCCGCAGCGTTGGGAGGCCTGGGGCAGCAAGATCGCTGAACTGGCGCCGGGCTACGGGCGTACGGACTGGACCGACGAGACGTCGACGCTGGAGGCGCTCGCGCGTACGGCGAAGGCCCTCAAGATCGCGGAGCCGCAGCCTCTGGGTTGA
- a CDS encoding lytic transglycosylase domain-containing protein, giving the protein MKFLSRRRVAVLCIAVALVAACSTTYALGVGMFERATVIVPPQPMAAATVLPAPIKVTQPPATVSKPVNVDRILTEASSLTPSGIPKAALDAYKNATRWANGQGCQMPWQILAGIGLIESNHGRAQHNTLTVQGISMPGIFGPALNGQNGFALIRDDNGDFARAEGPMQFIPSTWAVVARSATGKTPNPQNINDAALSAAAYLCHGGRNLSTSGGVLSAIFSYNHSNNYVNAVLAVMRAYGDSNVPAPLPPDPSASASASPSASASGAATAAAKPTKSTAPTGTKGTAGGTTKPTGGTSGTPQPTGTPTPTHSPTPSPTPTPKPTCNVVLGIRLC; this is encoded by the coding sequence TTGAAGTTCTTGTCGCGACGCAGGGTCGCCGTGCTGTGCATTGCAGTCGCGCTCGTCGCCGCCTGCAGCACGACGTACGCCCTGGGCGTCGGCATGTTCGAGCGGGCGACCGTCATTGTGCCGCCGCAGCCGATGGCCGCTGCGACGGTCCTGCCGGCTCCGATCAAGGTGACCCAGCCGCCGGCGACCGTCTCCAAGCCGGTCAACGTGGACCGGATCCTGACGGAAGCCAGCAGCCTGACTCCGTCGGGCATTCCGAAGGCCGCACTCGACGCCTACAAGAACGCGACCCGATGGGCCAACGGCCAGGGCTGCCAGATGCCGTGGCAGATCCTCGCCGGGATCGGCCTGATCGAGTCCAACCACGGGCGCGCCCAGCACAACACGCTCACGGTGCAGGGCATCTCGATGCCGGGCATCTTCGGTCCGGCGTTGAACGGTCAGAACGGTTTTGCGCTGATCCGCGACGACAACGGTGACTTCGCGCGCGCTGAGGGCCCGATGCAGTTCATCCCCTCGACATGGGCAGTCGTGGCGCGCTCGGCGACCGGCAAGACGCCGAATCCCCAGAACATCAACGACGCTGCCCTGTCCGCAGCGGCATATCTGTGCCACGGCGGGCGCAACCTGTCGACCTCCGGCGGCGTTCTCTCGGCGATCTTCAGCTACAACCACAGCAACAACTACGTGAACGCGGTTCTGGCCGTGATGCGCGCGTACGGCGACTCGAACGTCCCGGCCCCGCTGCCTCCGGATCCGTCGGCTTCCGCCTCGGCGAGCCCGTCGGCATCGGCCAGCGGGGCAGCCACGGCGGCGGCGAAGCCGACCAAGAGCACGGCGCCTACCGGCACCAAGGGAACCGCAGGTGGGACCACCAAGCCGACCGGTGGCACGTCGGGTACGCCCCAGCCGACCGGTACCCCGACACCGACCCATTCGCCGACGCCCTCGCCAACACCCACGCCGAAGCCGACGTGCAATGTCGTGCTGGGGATCCGGCTCTGCTGA
- a CDS encoding YciI family protein — translation MAKYLLVYKTTGEPMPELTPEQMEATNEAWMSWGGKAGPAIVDFGSPVAAVATADSTIGGYSILEAADSAALATLLEGHPHVAQGGTIDTYEFLAIPGA, via the coding sequence ATGGCGAAATATCTTCTGGTCTACAAGACCACCGGCGAGCCGATGCCGGAGCTCACGCCCGAGCAGATGGAAGCCACCAACGAAGCGTGGATGAGTTGGGGCGGCAAGGCCGGTCCGGCCATCGTCGACTTCGGCTCACCCGTGGCCGCGGTTGCCACTGCAGACTCGACGATCGGCGGCTACTCGATCCTCGAGGCTGCCGACTCCGCCGCACTCGCGACGCTGCTCGAGGGCCACCCGCACGTTGCCCAGGGCGGCACCATCGACACCTACGAGTTCCTGGCGATTCCCGGCGCTTGA